The DNA window TGTTGGACCTGGAATAATGATGTTGATTATTGGATGGATAGTTGGCGTCTTTGGCTGTTTATACAGCTTCGGTGAGAGGCTATATTGTGGTCAAGCTCAGTTACGCTTGGCTGGGTTAATTGTTTTTGTAGTGAGTTTTGTTGTAACTTTGCTGGTTTTTCCAAGCCTATCGCTGACATTGTCCGGTTATCTTTTTCTTACGGTTTTTATACTGATTCCGAGCTATTTGCCTCTCTTCCTAATTAGGAAATATTCGTTTAAATTTTAACCTTTGATGTATCACCCATTCTGTAGAAGTCTTTCTTTTTACTGGCGTCTATTTGCTCGGCTGCTTCTGCTTGGTTGGCCTCCAGTAGCATAGATTTCAAAATCTTTTTCAGTGCGTTTTTAGCGGTGGCGCGATAGCCTGTGAGTTTGCCGCCATAGATTGCTAGGTAGTTATTGGTTTCCGCGAACTGGACTTCACGGCTGCGCTTGAAGGGGTTATTTCCACTTGCAGGCAAGACTCTCAGGCCGGCCCATGATTCACTCGGCTGGTGATTGAAGTGAGGGAAATGACTGTGAATCACCTCTAGCAGGTAGCTGGTTTCTTCTTCGCTGGGTGCTACGCCGTCGGGGTTGCCTTCAAATAATTGCTCTGTGGTGCCGAGTAATGTGCCGCCTTTAAAGGGCAGCACAAAAATGGCTCGGTGATCCTCTTTGGCTTCTATATAAAAGCACTTTTCGCTGAGCTGCTGGGTAAATTCTAGGTGAGTCCCCTTGACCAGATCTATGGCTATTGTGGGCGGTTTGGGCTCTATGGATTCAGCTATTTGATTGACCCATGGACCACCGGCGTTGACCAGTGTGCGGCATTGTAGGCTGCTGATTTCATCGCCTATGGTGAGGCTGACCAAATAGCCATTGTCGTTTTCTTCTGCGGTTAAAAACTTTGCCGGGCAGAGTAGGGTGGCGCCATATTTTTTTGCGGAGGCGACTACTCGTTGGGTTAATATTTTGTCGTCGGTCTGGGCATCTTGATAGATGAACACAGAGTCTAGGTCGCAGGTGTTTAGACCCTCAAGTTTATGCCATTGTTCGCGCGGCAACTGCTTAAAGCCGGCCAAGTTATTTCGTCCTGCCAGCAGCCGATAAAGTATTAGTCCGATGCGCACCTGCCAGGCTTTAAAACGATTACCTTTGTAAACCGGTAGGTAGAACCAGTTGGGTTTGACTATGTCTTCGGCAATATCCAGCAGGATGCGGCGTTCGCGAAGACTCTCGTAAACAAGGCCAATTTGTAATGTCTGTAAGTAGCGCAAACCACCATGTATAAGCTTGCTGGATTTGGAGGAGG is part of the SAR92 clade bacterium H455 genome and encodes:
- a CDS encoding FAD-dependent oxidoreductase, which produces MKNDMEIPRSQIYDLCVIGGGIQGAGVAQAAALSGLSVALVEKTDWAAGTSSKSSKLIHGGLRYLQTLQIGLVYESLRERRILLDIAEDIVKPNWFYLPVYKGNRFKAWQVRIGLILYRLLAGRNNLAGFKQLPREQWHKLEGLNTCDLDSVFIYQDAQTDDKILTQRVVASAKKYGATLLCPAKFLTAEENDNGYLVSLTIGDEISSLQCRTLVNAGGPWVNQIAESIEPKPPTIAIDLVKGTHLEFTQQLSEKCFYIEAKEDHRAIFVLPFKGGTLLGTTEQLFEGNPDGVAPSEEETSYLLEVIHSHFPHFNHQPSESWAGLRVLPASGNNPFKRSREVQFAETNNYLAIYGGKLTGYRATAKNALKKILKSMLLEANQAEAAEQIDASKKKDFYRMGDTSKVKI